One Gigantopelta aegis isolate Gae_Host chromosome 1, Gae_host_genome, whole genome shotgun sequence genomic region harbors:
- the LOC121373680 gene encoding glutathione reductase, mitochondrial-like isoform X3 has product MYNTAFHAEMIHDHKDYGFNVELKSFEWSHIKRTRDAYISRLNQIYANNLDKSKVDKILGHATFTDNREVEVNGNKYTADHILIATGGRPIIPNIPGSEHGITSDGFFKLEDLPKKVVVVGAGYIAVELAGIFGCLGAETMILIRRQQVLRNFDSMVSKAVTENLEKGGVSVKKETQVTNVTKESDGSLTLETTHGTIPGVSCLLWAIGRVSNTDQLNLDKVGVRLDNQHNIEVDEYQNTSAKNIYALGDVCGKALLTPVAIAAGRKLAHRVFNNEKNQKLDYTCIPTVVFSHPPTATVGITEEEALVKYGKENVKVYKTTFTPMYYAVTTAKQLCFMKLITFGPTEKVVGLHMVGHGVDEMLQGFSVAIKMGATKAQFDDTVAIHPTSSEELVTLR; this is encoded by the exons ATGTACAACACGGCATTCCATGCCGAGATGATCCACGACCACAAGGATTATG GTTTTAATGTTGAGCTGAAATCCTTTGAATGGAG TCACATTAAGAGGACAAGGGATGCATACATCAGCAGACTGAATCAGATATACGCCAACAACCTCGATAAG TCAAAAGTGGACAAAATACTAGGGCATGCTACGTTCACAGACAACCGAGAAGTTGAAGTGAATGGGAATAAATATACCGCTGACCACATTCTCATTGCTACAGGAGGTCGACCAATCATTCCTAATATTCCAG GTTCTGAGCATGGCATTACTAGCGATGGATTCTTTAAGTTAGAAGATCTGCCAAA aaaggtggtggtggttggtGCGGGGTATATAGCTGTTGAACTGGCGGGAATATTTGGTTGTCTCGGAGCAGAAACTATGATTCTTATAAGACGGCAGCAG GTTTTGAGAAATTTCGACTCGATGGTCAGTAAAGCTGTGACAGAGAACTTGGAGAAGGGAGGGGTCAGTGTCAAGAAAGAGACGCAG GTAACGAATGTGACGAAAGAGTCTGATGGGAGTCTGACGCTGGAGACGACTCACGGCACTATCCCCGGCGTGTCGTGTCTACTGTGGGCTATCGGGCGAGTCTCCAATACGGATCAGCTCAACCTCGACAAAGTG GGAGTGCGGCTGGACAACCAGCATAATATCGAAGTTGACGAGTATCAAAACACGTCGGCCAAGAACATCTACGCACTCGGagatgtctgtgggaaagcctTGCTAACTCCAG TTGCTATAGCAGCAGGAAGAAAGCTAGCGCACAGAGTGTTTAACAATGAGAAGAATCAGAAACTGGACTACACCTGCATACCCACCGTGGTGTTTTCCCACCCACCCACGGCCACCGTGGGGATCACTGAAG AGGAGGCTCTAGTAAAGTATGGGAAGGAGAACGTCAAGGTCTACAAGACAACGTTCACACCGATGTACTACGCAGTGACGACGGCTAAACAGCTGTGCTTTATGAAGCTAATAACATTCGGTCCCACGGAAAAG GTCGTTGGTCTGCATATGGTTGGACATGGAGTGGACGAAATGTTGCAAGGTTTCTCAGTCGCAATTAAAATGGGTGCCACCAAGGCGCAATTTGACGACACAGTGGCTATCCATCCGACGTCGTCCGAGGAACTAGTAACACTGCGGTGA
- the LOC121373680 gene encoding glutathione reductase, mitochondrial-like isoform X2: protein MYNTAFHAEMIHDHKEYGFNVELKSFEWSHIKRTRDAYISRLNQIYANNLDKSKVDKILGHATFTDNREVEVNGNKYTADHILIATGGRPIIPNIPGSEHGITSDGFFKLEDLPKKVVVVGAGYIAVELAGIFGCLGAETMILIRRQQVLRNFDSMVSKAVTENLEKGGVSVKKETQVTNVTKESDGSLTLETTHGTIPGVSCLLWAIGRVSNTDQLNLDKVGVRLDNQHNIEVDEYQNTSAKNIYALGDVCGKALLTPVAIAAGRKLAHRVFNNEKNQKLDYTCIPTVVFSHPPTATVGITEEEALVKYGKENVKVYKTTFTPMYYAVTTAKQLCFMKLITFGPTEKVVGLHMVGHGVDEMLQGFSVAIKMGATKAQFDDTVAIHPTSSEELVTLR from the exons ATGTACAACACAGCATTCCATGCAGAGATGATCCATGACCACAAGGAATATGGTTTTAATGTTGAGCTGAAATCCTTTGAATGGAG TCACATTAAGAGGACAAGGGATGCATACATCAGCAGACTGAATCAGATATACGCCAACAACCTCGATAAG TCAAAAGTGGACAAAATACTAGGGCATGCTACGTTCACAGACAACCGAGAAGTTGAAGTGAATGGGAATAAATATACCGCTGACCACATTCTCATTGCTACAGGAGGTCGACCAATCATTCCTAATATTCCAG GTTCTGAGCATGGCATTACTAGCGATGGATTCTTTAAGTTAGAAGATCTGCCAAA aaaggtggtggtggttggtGCGGGGTATATAGCTGTTGAACTGGCGGGAATATTTGGTTGTCTCGGAGCAGAAACTATGATTCTTATAAGACGGCAGCAG GTTTTGAGAAATTTCGACTCGATGGTCAGTAAAGCTGTGACAGAGAACTTGGAGAAGGGAGGGGTCAGTGTCAAGAAAGAGACGCAG GTAACGAATGTGACGAAAGAGTCTGATGGGAGTCTGACGCTGGAGACGACTCACGGCACTATCCCCGGCGTGTCGTGTCTACTGTGGGCTATCGGGCGAGTCTCCAATACGGATCAGCTCAACCTCGACAAAGTG GGAGTGCGGCTGGACAACCAGCATAATATCGAAGTTGACGAGTATCAAAACACGTCGGCCAAGAACATCTACGCACTCGGagatgtctgtgggaaagcctTGCTAACTCCAG TTGCTATAGCAGCAGGAAGAAAGCTAGCGCACAGAGTGTTTAACAATGAGAAGAATCAGAAACTGGACTACACCTGCATACCCACCGTGGTGTTTTCCCACCCACCCACGGCCACCGTGGGGATCACTGAAG AGGAGGCTCTAGTAAAGTATGGGAAGGAGAACGTCAAGGTCTACAAGACAACGTTCACACCGATGTACTACGCAGTGACGACGGCTAAACAGCTGTGCTTTATGAAGCTAATAACATTCGGTCCCACGGAAAAG GTCGTTGGTCTGCATATGGTTGGACATGGAGTGGACGAAATGTTGCAAGGTTTCTCAGTCGCAATTAAAATGGGTGCCACCAAGGCGCAATTTGACGACACAGTGGCTATCCATCCGACGTCGTCCGAGGAACTAGTAACACTGCGGTGA
- the LOC121373680 gene encoding glutathione reductase, mitochondrial-like isoform X1, producing MIRRLTSSMPPIKKHFDYLVIGGGSGGLASARRAAEFGVKAAVIEEGPWGGTCVNVGCVPKKVMYNTAFHAEMIHDHKEYGFNVELKSFEWSHIKRTRDAYISRLNQIYANNLDKSKVDKILGHATFTDNREVEVNGNKYTADHILIATGGRPIIPNIPGSEHGITSDGFFKLEDLPKKVVVVGAGYIAVELAGIFGCLGAETMILIRRQQVLRNFDSMVSKAVTENLEKGGVSVKKETQVTNVTKESDGSLTLETTHGTIPGVSCLLWAIGRVSNTDQLNLDKVGVRLDNQHNIEVDEYQNTSAKNIYALGDVCGKALLTPVAIAAGRKLAHRVFNNEKNQKLDYTCIPTVVFSHPPTATVGITEEEALVKYGKENVKVYKTTFTPMYYAVTTAKQLCFMKLITFGPTEKVVGLHMVGHGVDEMLQGFSVAIKMGATKAQFDDTVAIHPTSSEELVTLR from the exons ATGATTCGACGATTAACATCGAGCATGCCcccaattaaaaaacatttcgaCTATTTAGTAATTGGTGGAGGATCTGGGGGGTTGGCAAGTGCCAGGAGAGCTGCCGAATTTGGCGTGAAAGCAGCAGTTATAGAAGAAGGGCCCTGGGGTGGAACTTGC GTTAATGTGGGCTGTGTGCCTAAGAAAGTGATGTACAACACAGCATTCCATGCAGAGATGATCCATGACCACAAGGAATATGGTTTTAATGTTGAGCTGAAATCCTTTGAATGGAG TCACATTAAGAGGACAAGGGATGCATACATCAGCAGACTGAATCAGATATACGCCAACAACCTCGATAAG TCAAAAGTGGACAAAATACTAGGGCATGCTACGTTCACAGACAACCGAGAAGTTGAAGTGAATGGGAATAAATATACCGCTGACCACATTCTCATTGCTACAGGAGGTCGACCAATCATTCCTAATATTCCAG GTTCTGAGCATGGCATTACTAGCGATGGATTCTTTAAGTTAGAAGATCTGCCAAA aaaggtggtggtggttggtGCGGGGTATATAGCTGTTGAACTGGCGGGAATATTTGGTTGTCTCGGAGCAGAAACTATGATTCTTATAAGACGGCAGCAG GTTTTGAGAAATTTCGACTCGATGGTCAGTAAAGCTGTGACAGAGAACTTGGAGAAGGGAGGGGTCAGTGTCAAGAAAGAGACGCAG GTAACGAATGTGACGAAAGAGTCTGATGGGAGTCTGACGCTGGAGACGACTCACGGCACTATCCCCGGCGTGTCGTGTCTACTGTGGGCTATCGGGCGAGTCTCCAATACGGATCAGCTCAACCTCGACAAAGTG GGAGTGCGGCTGGACAACCAGCATAATATCGAAGTTGACGAGTATCAAAACACGTCGGCCAAGAACATCTACGCACTCGGagatgtctgtgggaaagcctTGCTAACTCCAG TTGCTATAGCAGCAGGAAGAAAGCTAGCGCACAGAGTGTTTAACAATGAGAAGAATCAGAAACTGGACTACACCTGCATACCCACCGTGGTGTTTTCCCACCCACCCACGGCCACCGTGGGGATCACTGAAG AGGAGGCTCTAGTAAAGTATGGGAAGGAGAACGTCAAGGTCTACAAGACAACGTTCACACCGATGTACTACGCAGTGACGACGGCTAAACAGCTGTGCTTTATGAAGCTAATAACATTCGGTCCCACGGAAAAG GTCGTTGGTCTGCATATGGTTGGACATGGAGTGGACGAAATGTTGCAAGGTTTCTCAGTCGCAATTAAAATGGGTGCCACCAAGGCGCAATTTGACGACACAGTGGCTATCCATCCGACGTCGTCCGAGGAACTAGTAACACTGCGGTGA